The DNA sequence ACCCGCTGCCGGCAACTCGTCGTCGAGCTCGGTCTCGGCGCCGCCGACGACGTGGAGGCCGTCGAACCGCTGACCGGCGGTGTGGCGTCGGACATCGCACGCGTGCGCGTGGCCGGGCGCAACCTCTGCGTGAAATTCGCGCTGCCCAAGCTCAAGGTCGCCGCCCATTGGCAGGCGCCAGTGCACCGCAACGCCGCCGACTACGCGTGGTTGCAGGTGGCACACCGCGTGTCGCCGCGCAACGCCGTCGCCCTGCTCGGCCACTCGTCGACGCAGTTCGGTTTCGCCATGGCCTTTCTTGAAGGGGACGGGGTCTACCTCTGGAAAGACGCGCTGCTCGACGAGGCACCCGACCGGGGCGAAGCCGCCGCGGTCGGTGAGTTTCTCGGGCGAGTGCACGCGGCGTCCACCGCACCCGACTTCGACGCCAGCCCGTTCCACAACCGCGACGATTTCCACGCCTTGCGGATCGAACCCTACCTCGGCTACACCGCCACACAACACCCGGACGTGGCGCCGGCCTTGCACGCGCTGGCCGACACGCTCTACCACGCCGAGCAGGTGCTGGTGCACGGCGACGTCAGCCCGAAGAACATCTTCTTCCGCGACGGCGCACCGGTGCTGCTCGACGCCGAATGCGCGACCCTCGGCGATGCCAGCTTCGACCCGGCTTTCTGCCTCAACCACCTGGTGCTCAAGGCCGTGCACCTGCCGGACTCACGGATACCCTACCTCGGCAGCGCCTGCGCACTCTGGGGCGCCTACCTCGCGCACGTCAGCTGGGAAGACACCCACGCGCTCGAGCGGCGTGTCTGCCGCCTGTTACCCGCGCTGATGCTCGCGCGGGTCGACGGCAAATCGCCTGTGGAATACCTGGACGCCGCCGCACGCGAGACCGTGCGCACGCTGTCACGCGGGTTGCTGCTCGACCCACCCACCACCGTTACCGCGCTGGTCAAGCGCGTCACCGAGGAGCTGATCGACCCGTGAGCGCCATCACCGCCCTGCACAGCCGCCGCGTCTGGGATTCGCGTGGCAACCCCACCGTCGAGGTTGACGTCAGCCTGGCCTCCGGCGCACGCGGCCGTGCCATTGCCCCCTCGGGGGCCTCGCGCGGCACCCGCGAGGCCATCGAATTGCGTGACGGCGGCACGGCGTTGCGCGGCAAGGGTGTCTCGCAGGCGGTCAACAACGTGGGCGCGCGCATCGCACCGGCGTTGATCGGGCTCGACGCCGCGGATCAGGCTGCCGTGGACGCGGCGCTGATCGCGCTCGACCCGTCACCGCTCAAGGACACGCTGGGCGGCAACGCGACGGTTGCCACCTCGCTCGCCGTGCTGCACGCGGCGGCTGGCGATGCCGGGCTTGCGTTGTGGCAACACCTCGCGGCACGACACGGCACAACGCCGAGCATTCCCCTGCCAGAGATCCAGATCTTCGGCGGCGGCGCTCACGCGGGGCGGCGGGTCGACATCCAGGATTTCATGATCATGGTGCCGGGTGCCCGCGACTTCGACGAGGTCATGGAGGTCACCAACGCGGTCTACTTCGCCGCGGGCGACATCATGGCGCGCCGAGGCAAACTCGCCGGTGTCGCCGACGAAGGCGGCTGGTGGCCGCAATTCGACAGCAACGTGGAGGCGCTCGACACCCTGGTCGAGGCGATCGAGCTCGCTGGCGAGCGACCGGGCGACCGCGTGGTGATTTCGCTCGACGTGGCGGCATCGGAGTTTGGCCAGGACGGTCGCTACCGCCTGGCACTCGAGGATCGTGCACTCGACTCGGGCGAGCTGATCGACCTGCTCGGCAGCTGGCTCGACACCTACCCGATCGCGTCAATCGAAGACCCGGTTGGCGAAGACGACGCCGCCGGCATGGCCGAGTTCACCCGTCGCTACGGCGGGCGTGTGCAGATCATCGGCGACGACTACCTGGTGACCAACGCAGCGCTGGTCGACCGGGCCGCCGCGGCCGGGGCGTGCAACGCCGTGTTGATCAAGGTCAACCAGGCCGGCACCGTCAGCGAGAGCCTCGACACCTTGAGCGCAGCGCGTCGGCACGGCTGGGGGACGGTGGTCTCGGCGCGCTCAGGCGAAACCGAGGACGTGTCGATCAGCCACCTGGCCACCGGCCTCGGTGCACAGCAACTGAAGGTCGGGTCGTTCACCCGCTCCGAGCGTATGGTCAAGTGGAACGAGTGCCTGCGCATCCAGGACGAACTCGGCCGCGACGCCTTCGCCGGCGGCGCCGCACTGGCACACACGTGGTGGGGCAACGCCCGCTGACGCGCCGCCCGTATTGACCGCCTCAGACGCAGCGAGAGGCTCAGCCAGCCAGCCACGCCTCCAGCGTGGCTGACGTCCCCTCGGCCCAGAGCTGCGCGAGCCAGCGCTCGAACGCCGCCGTCACGCGCGCGTCCTCGGCGAGCTCGCCGTAGATGTGTCGCTGTTCCAACCAGCGCACCGGGGTGGTTCTGGCCTCGAGCGCAACCGCCTGGAGGGCGTCCCACTGCGGGTCGTTGGGCTCGATGGTGCTGCCGTCGTCGCGGGTGCCGGCGCACATCCGGGCCCAGAGCGCCTCGCCGAGCACCAGACCGTCGATCGGCCCGCCCGCGGCCAGGGCCTCGCGCACGGTCGGCAACAGGAAACCTGAATGCCGCGAAGACCCGTCGAAGGCCACGCGGCGGGTGGTGTCGCGGATGGCGGTGTTCTGAAAACGCGTTGCGATCAGGTCGATGTAAGCCTGCGGGGTCATCCCTGGCACCGGGCGCACGTGCGGAGCGATCTCCTCGGCGGCGACACGCCGGAAGAACCCGCTGACCAGCGGGTGGGTGGCGCAGCCGTCGATGGTTTCCACGCCGAGCAGTTCACCGGCGTTGGCAAGCAGCTGATGCCCGCCGTTCAACAGCCGGATCTTCATGGTTTCGAAGTCGTGTACGTTGTCGGTGAACT is a window from the Pseudomonadota bacterium genome containing:
- a CDS encoding aminoglycoside phosphotransferase family protein: TRCRQLVVELGLGAADDVEAVEPLTGGVASDIARVRVAGRNLCVKFALPKLKVAAHWQAPVHRNAADYAWLQVAHRVSPRNAVALLGHSSTQFGFAMAFLEGDGVYLWKDALLDEAPDRGEAAAVGEFLGRVHAASTAPDFDASPFHNRDDFHALRIEPYLGYTATQHPDVAPALHALADTLYHAEQVLVHGDVSPKNIFFRDGAPVLLDAECATLGDASFDPAFCLNHLVLKAVHLPDSRIPYLGSACALWGAYLAHVSWEDTHALERRVCRLLPALMLARVDGKSPVEYLDAAARETVRTLSRGLLLDPPTTVTALVKRVTEELIDP
- the eno gene encoding phosphopyruvate hydratase codes for the protein MSAITALHSRRVWDSRGNPTVEVDVSLASGARGRAIAPSGASRGTREAIELRDGGTALRGKGVSQAVNNVGARIAPALIGLDAADQAAVDAALIALDPSPLKDTLGGNATVATSLAVLHAAAGDAGLALWQHLAARHGTTPSIPLPEIQIFGGGAHAGRRVDIQDFMIMVPGARDFDEVMEVTNAVYFAAGDIMARRGKLAGVADEGGWWPQFDSNVEALDTLVEAIELAGERPGDRVVISLDVAASEFGQDGRYRLALEDRALDSGELIDLLGSWLDTYPIASIEDPVGEDDAAGMAEFTRRYGGRVQIIGDDYLVTNAALVDRAAAAGACNAVLIKVNQAGTVSESLDTLSAARRHGWGTVVSARSGETEDVSISHLATGLGAQQLKVGSFTRSERMVKWNECLRIQDELGRDAFAGGAALAHTWWGNAR